A stretch of Gadus chalcogrammus isolate NIFS_2021 chromosome 9, NIFS_Gcha_1.0, whole genome shotgun sequence DNA encodes these proteins:
- the ppp1r3ab gene encoding uncharacterized protein ppp1r3ab yields MESALVEPRTFRPANLLGVPGPGFRTLDSDEDYWEEVIGIRPKSSPLPRRKSSSSEDECDEVQREPPLPGTRRVSFADAKGLRLELVKEFDSRDFPKPPGYDERQAEGQEVERYSYDLSFPSPLPGALEELGKRVREQKIELESIELLPGTTALRGVARVLNVSFDKTVFVRTSLDAWASHFDLLAEYMEGSGDGVTDCFSFKLTLVPPFDELGARVDFCLRYETLVGTFWANNDAKNYVLFCHQREKEEESRLQEECVCRKSCLKAARQHFTTVDNSSLEDKVQSIEKTIPVVSKHVGVTQVPDSHSATAEEEGQKLKMESSQKKASRKSRRRAARQAKLKDLFSTKDPKPDQAHDKEASPLEPPSDSTKQGEPLGKSFLGSPSCSEGSSADPKGDISPAQSGESSEAEKSESIDTVHPLSAKRSEVTAATHARQPHLEEKLEQKQHSAAFITGENGHRPLQSMRRRDDRVCIVHNTGEESHSDVRLTEHPEGPVNAPGSFTFGTVLAPLYPLVCGQLKSEDRILADQLKSLRGPSQMGASMENSMLTDSTKNDEESSGIRPDPFKPPLNDTDRTVPIEGKLCVSVVADSSTNPTDVDCQESEHECTEAPNYPQPTTDEDMTPSDENNEKSNACTTRAGLNHQGNADEGPQALGCQLQILYEKQIMEDTAEAETEAEEVFSYIQTQLNPSQPPSQPKVLQETSHRAPLPHLPPLVSACENKALEQQLCCEVAAVDFICTGESNEQDGVPPTEAVSTTPVYPEQGREREQLEELDPKCFMRPVTFEAADISVGDKSIPELEAGHGGSAIDLSQETLKASLEDGEEPDNGGNESTNNIEEGDITPTVEHEDSVDVSEFIKVNKTPCTHPDMLAEEIGLTLVEETVFMQSEAERCVSEDAATKKDYLRPDEEKAEDRNWEMMVKEEENNALGKEVMRKEVDENGERDNDKLKEKQTITEQQPLENAVGCEKREPTNTGSDGQKSFDLTEVKSQVEVETVKEPLVLEEQEVEEEKVEKDVDHDTDNQQEIRSKEKENLAETDIETQVEVEAQAERISATEEVHGAGKGGVAVETVEEIVVGTAKEERNEETERPEMGSHAGQRQVESDPSTPVSNVHECEVERVIDKENSPKNETTNLQTEMEFISEEEVRSITYRLHLASGQSKALSESSRCGSDSWAADKGSRASTDEPEWDVTAEEREVDSNSSDSPSDEEMELYMHRLRAAPSPQTFRSFPRDRGSRTGKRLSIDGPKLLSSSMPSISESVNEEQLTKIPDKPEKKEVENFQADSGQFPTQDNQEYGGVNTAQWTSKLSCSNILKALLCITMCALFVVVGYHYDFLACFALYLLSIFWLYCRADSQSETTMF; encoded by the exons ATGGAGTCTGCACTGGTGGAACCGAGAACCTTTAGGCCCGCTAACCTCTTAGGGGTGCCGGGCCCGGGCTTCAGAACGCTGGACTCAGACGAAGATTACTGGGAGGAGGTCATCGGCATCAGGCCCAAGTCCTCCCCTCTCCCGCGGAGAAAGTCGTCCTCGTCCGAGGACGAGTGTGACGAGGTCCAGCGGGAACCCCCGTTGCCGGGCACCCGGAGGGTGAGCTTCGCGGACGCCAAGGGTCTCCGTTTGGAGCTGGTCAAGGAATTCGACAGCCGGGACTTCCCTAAGCCCCCGGGCTATGACGAGAGGCAGGCGGAAGGGCAAGAGGTGGAGCGATACTCCTACGACCTGTCCTTCCCCAGCCCTCTCCCCGGCGCTCTGGAGGAGCTGGGAAAGAGGGTGAGGGAACAGAAGATAGAGCTGGAGTCCATCGAGCTCCTCCCCGGGACCACGGCCCTGAGAGGGGTGGCGCGCGTCCTCAACGTCTCCTTCGACAAGACGGTGTTTGTCCGCACGAGCTTAGACGCCTGGGCCAGCCACTTTGACCTGCTGGCGGAGTACATGGAAGGCTCCGGCGATGGAGTGACAGACTGTTTTTCATTCAAGCTGACCCTGGTTCCGCCGTTCGACGAGCTGGGGGCCAGGGTGGACTTCTGCCTGCGATACGAGACTCTGGTGGGGACCTTCTGGGCCAACAACGACGCCAAGAACTATGTGCTGTTCTGccaccagagagagaaagaagaggaaagTAGGCTGCAGGAAGAATGTGTGTGCAGAAAAAGTTGTCTTAAGGCCGCAAG ACAACACTTCACCACTGTTGACAATTCATCGTTGGAGGACAAAGTGCAATCAATAGAAAAAACTATTCCAG TTGTGTCGAAACATGTAGGTGTCACTCAAGTTCCTGACTCCCATTCAGCCACCGCAGAGGAGGAGGGTCAAAAGTTAAAG ATGGAGAGCAGCCAGAAGAAGGCCAGCAGAAAGAGTCGACGCAGGGCAGCACGGCAGGCAAAGCTGAAGGACCTCTTCTCTACGAAAGATCCCAAACCAGATCAGGCTCACGATAAGGAAGCGTCGCCTTTGGAGCCACCATCAGACAGTACGAAGCAGGGCGAACCCCTGGGGAAATCGTTTTTGGGCTCTCCGTCGTGTTCCGAAGGCTCTTCCGCCGATCCAAAAGGTGACATCTCACCAGCACAGAGCGGAGAATCTTCCGAGGCAGAAAAATCAGAGAGCATCGATACTGTCCATCCTCTGAGTGCAAAAAGGAGCGAGGTGACAGCAGCGACACATGCCAGACAACCACATTTAGAGGAGAAACTGGAACAGAAGCAGCATTCTGCTGCATTTATAACAGGGGAAAATGGACATAGGCCATTGCAGAGTATGAGACGAAGAGATGATAGAGTCTGTATTGTCCACAACACAGGAGAGGAATCACATAGCGATGTCCGTTTGACAGAGCACCCAGAAGGCCCTGTTAACGCACCCGGTAGCTTTACGTTCGGGACCGTGCTGGCTCCCCTCTACCCCCTGGTGTGTGGCCAGCTGAAAAGTGAGGATCGCATCCTGGCTGATCAATTGAAATCATTGAGAGGACCTTCACAGATGGGAGCCTCAATGGAGAACAGCATGTTGACGGATTCGACTAAAAACGACGAGGAGTCTTCTGGGATCCGCCCAGATCCGTTCAAGCCTCCTCTGAATGATACCGATAGAACTGTTCCGATAGAGGGAAAATTGTGTGTAAGCGTGGTTGCAGACTCAAGCACAAACCCTACAGATGTCGACTGTCAGGAATCAGAGCATGAATGCACAGAGGCACCAAATTATCCCCAGCCGACCACGGATGAAGACATGACTCCTTCAGATGAAAACAATGAGAAGTCGAACGCATGCACCACCAGAGCGGGTTTAAATCACCAGGGGAACGCTGACGAAGGCCCTCAGGCCCTTGGGTGTCAACTGCAGATTCTGTATGAAAAGCAAATAATGGAAGATACAGCAGAGGCTGAAACAGAAGCAGAGGAAGTGTTTTCATATATTCAGACGCAATTGAACCCATCGCAGCCACCTTCACAACCGAAAGTCCTGCAGGAAACCAGTCATCGCGCGCCACTGCCGCACTTGCCTCCGTTGGTGTCAGCGTGTGAAAACAAAGCGCTGGAGCAACAGCTCTGCTGTGAGGTGGCGGCGGTAGACTTCATTTGCACAGGCGAGTCGAATGAACAGGATGGTGTTCCGCCCACTGAGGCTGTGTCAACAACTCCTGTGTACCCGGAAcagggcagagaaagagagcaactGGAGGAGCTGGATCCTAAATGTTTTATGCGTCCTGTTACGTTTGAGGCCGCTGATATATCGGTCGGGGATAAAAGTATCCCAGAGTTGGAAGCTGGGCATGGAGGTTCTGCTATCGATCTCAGCCAAGAGACCCTGAAAGCATCACTGGAGGATGGTGAAGAACCGGACAACGGAGGAAATGAATCAACAAACAATATAGAGGAAGGGGATATAACCCCTACAGTTGAACATGAGGACAGTGTGGATGTATCTGAGTTTATCAAAGTGAATAAAACCCCTTGTACACACCCAGACATGTTGGCTGAAGAAATTGGACTAACTCTGGTAGAAGAAACTGTTTTTATGCAATCAGAGGCTGAACGCTGCGTAAGTGAAGACGCAGCCACAAAAAAGGACTACCTCAGGCCAGATGAAGAGAAAGCCGAGGACAGAAACTGGGAAATGATGGTCAAAGAAGAGGAAAACAATGCATTAGGCAAAGAGGTCATGAGGAAAGAGGTTGACGAAAATGGTGAGAGAGACAACGACAAGCTGAAAGAAAAGCAAACGATCACAGAGCAACAACCTTTGGAGAATGCGGTGGGCTGTGAAAAGAGAGAGCCAACTAATACAGGGTCTGATGGACAAAAAAGTTTTGATTTGACAGAAGTGAAAAGTCAAGTTGAAGTTGAAACTGTGAAGGAACCCCTCGTTTTggaggaacaggaagtggaagAGGAAAAGGTTGAGAAAGATGTTGATCATGACACAGATAACCAGCAGGAAATAAggagcaaagagaaggaaaacctAGCTGAAACCGACATAGAAACTCAGGTAGAAGTAGAAGCTCAGGCAGAGCGAATTTCAGCCACTGAGGAGGTTCATGGAGCAGGGAAAGGAGGGGTGGCGGTGGAGACGGTTGAGGAGATTGTGGTCGGAACAGCGAAAGAAGAGAGAAACGAAGAGACGGAGAGGCCAGAGATGGGGTCACACGCTGGTCAAAGGCAAGTGGAGAGCGATCCATCTACGCCAGTGAGCAATGTGCATGAGTGTGAGGTAGAAAGGGTAATAGACAAAGAAAACTCCCCGAAAAATGAAACCACAAATCTCCAGACTGAAATGGAGTTTATCTCAGAAGAAGAGGTGCGAAGCATCACTTACAGGTTACACCTTGCAAGCGGCCAATCAAAAGCACTTTCTGAATCGTCCCGATGTGGAAGTGATTCGTGGGCCGCAGACAAAGGGTCACGCGCCTCGACCGACGAGCCGGAATGGGATGTAACGGCCGAGGAGCGGGAGGTGGACAGCAACTCCAGTGACTCTCCGTCGGATGAAGAGATGGAGTTGTACATGCACCGCCTGCGGGCAGCGCCATCCCCCCAAACGTTCAGAAGCTTCCCCAGAGATCGTGGCTCACGTACGGGTAAAAGACTCTCGATAGACGGACCAAAGCTCCTGTCTTCGTCCATGCCATCCATCAGTGAATCTGTGAATGAGGAACAGCTCACAAAGATCCCGGACAAGCCAGAAAAGAAGGAAGTAGAGAACTTCCAGGCCGACTCTGGACAATTTCCAACACAGGACAATCAGGAATATGGAGGCGTAAACACTGCCCAGTGGACGTCCAAATTATCTTGCAGTAATATCTTAAAGGCACTTTTATGCATCACCATGTGTGCTTTATTTGTAGTTGTCGGATACCATTATGATTTCCTTGCGTGTTTTGCTCTTTACTTGTTGTCCATATTTTGGCTGTATTGCCGAGCAGACAGTCAGTCGGAAACAACAATGTTCTAA
- the LOC130388686 gene encoding uncharacterized protein LOC130388686 has product MCDAERTFLDVAITEFLPELPAVIKTILEEHLQSLGVEMADDLRFITEADLMTALRPVQARKLLSAWKRKYQTPENSSPSSEAASSTQLLSYLSVSPGSSSSTSNSSRVLEKQWDDNFEIPWSKFPEEVMHYLERGKRPGPKRRRQMVRIVVTEMMEKCPHVGKKHSTDVAKKMVAKYPHSLQDVIEGDIVGAGYLSLVKQLQNRIENARRTSTPKIRKRKHQTDDSVDTDEIPLEERAAMQDTYGCIKWNVEFLPREETPESQQQKMEKLKVMFQHSDANPEEVKCLMKSTFYTQRQHVNLGKSIKSLREEWPFCFDELGMSVHFKELTGINLKETFTQNLDLKGKRLLDYMATVCVSKSKFLQTYARLQRMRGQQSGCSDDVKEMLLLLLSYFDENEESMFFHVEDTCLAEEVQLEQVPLTPTVIVCGQSCYSSTRYMLSLDRNLVNTNISSFISALCLMFGSYYIFNIHYPSELASTLEFLQRCFFSINPEKGTKVESKNNKRRLNLNPRVLTLIQDLSDHEWRQA; this is encoded by the exons ATGTGTGACGCAGAGCGAACCTTCCTAGATGTCGCCATCACTGAATTCCTACCAGAACTTCCAGCAGTAATCAAAACCATCCTGGAAGAGCACTTGCAGTCCCTTGGTGTGGAGATGGCTGATGATCTACGCTTCATAACGGAGGCTGATTTGATGACAGCGTTAAGACCTGTACAAGCCAGAAAGCTTCTTTCTGCTTGGAAACGGAAAT ACCAGACTCCCGAGAACAGCTCACCATCATCTGAGGCAGCCTCATCTACCCAATTGCTGTCATATCTCTCAGTTTCACCCGGAAGTTCATCGTCAACCTCCAACAGCAGCCGAGTACTTGAAAAACAGTGGGACGACAACTTTGAAATTCCATGGAGTAAGTTTCCTGAGGAAGTGATGCATTATCTTGAGAGGGGAAAAAGGCCAGGCCCAAAACGGAGGAGGCAAATGGTCCGGATTGTTGTGACTGAGATGATGGAAAAATGCCCTCATGTAGGCAAAAAGCATTCAACCGACGTTGCAAAAAAAATGGTCGCAAAATATCCACATTCTCTGCAAGATGTAATAGAGGGCGATATTGTTGGAGCAGGCTACCTTTCCCTTGTCAAGCAGTTGCAAAATAGAATTGAAAATGCGAGGCGCACATCAACAcccaaaataagaaaaagaaaacatcagACTGATGACTCAGTCGACACAGACGAGATCCCATTGGAAGAGAGAGCAGCAATGCAGGACACGTATGGATGCATTAAATGGAATGTAGAATTTCTGCCCCGTGAAGAAACTCCAGAGAGCCAGCAGCAAAAGATGGAAAAACTCAAGGTGATGTTCCAACACTCTGATGCCAATCCAGAGGAGGTAAAATGTTTAATGAAGTCCACTttttacacacagagacaacatgTCAACCTGGGAAAAAGTATCAAAAGCCTTAGAGAGGAGTGGCCGTTTTGCTTTGATGAACTCGGCATGTCAGTTCACTTCAAGGAACTGACTGGGATTAACCTCAAAGAGACATTCACACAAAATTTGGATTTGAAGGGAAAAAGGCTTCTCGACTACATGGCCACAGTTTGTGTCAGCAAGAGCAAGTTTCTTCAGACTTATGCAAGGCTTCAGAGAATGCGGGGACAGCAGAGTGGCTGTTCAGATGACGTGAAAGAGATGCTCCTGCTTCTGCTCAGCTACTTTGATGAGAATGAGGAGTCCATGTTCTTCCATGTAGAAGATACATGTCTGGCAGAAGAAGTCCAACTGGAACAAGTGCCTCTGACACCCACTGTCATTGTCTGTG GACAGTCCTGCTATTCCTCAACAAGGTACATGCTGAGTCTGGATCGGAACCTCGTCAACACAAACATCTCCTCCTTCATTTCTGCATTGTGCCTCATGTTCGGGAGCTACTACATTTTCAACATCCATTATCCATCTGAGCTGGCTTCAACTCTGGAGTTCCTTCAAAG gtgtTTCTTCTCGATAAACCCAGAAAAAGGAACCAAAGTAGAGAGTAAGAACAACAAGCGTCGTCTCAACCTGAACCCTCGAGTCCTCACCCTGATACAGGATCTCTCCGATCACGAGTGGCGTCAAGCCTAA
- the LOC130389278 gene encoding forkhead box protein P2-like isoform X2 — translation MSPQPAQPTLSASQLQSLLQHQALLLQQVASPQLMFQQLFRLQQYQQQLLSLQRPTPPCPAAPQEVHQIWNELINGLREDKSTKKDRTTFPAYPIKIPATEINNPRSPSPLPTECVGETASHHLYAHGLCNWPGCELVCESISHFLKHLVSEHTLDDRTSAQCRVQMQVVQQLDLQLSKERERLQAMMAHLHLPPLGAPSLAAPMGVLPPRPETSDDPFSPQPRTVVSSSSPCPSLQETAPPVGAPSRGGAGSGLGSPTRTLGGWGAMRRLHRPSLSSLSSEDEFELYRHTDIRPPFTYATLIRQAIMTASEKQLTLNEIYNWFTSTFAYFRRNAATWKNAVRHNLSLHKCFVRVENVKGAVWTVDEVEFQRRRSQKLTGSPSAMKPVPSSRAVGSTSGVGLQTAVVETTVPGLQCIRGSGAHSERDRETTRCPSQGQQPRFMKEEVLSSEEDLGSPSPPFVPE, via the exons ATGTCTCCGCAGCCAGCGCAGCcgactctctctgcctctcagctGCAGTCTCTGCTCCAACATCAAGCCCTTCTCCTCCAACAG gttgcTTCACCCCAGCTGATGTTCCAGCAGCTCTTCCGACTCCAGCAgtaccagcagcagctcctgagTCTACAGCGGCCGACGCCCCCTTGTCCAGCAGCCCCACAAG AGGTCCACCAGATATGGAATGAGTTGATCAACGGCCTACGAGAAGATAAAAGCACAAAGAAGGACAGGACCACATTCCCCGCATACCCAATCAAAATCCCAGCGACTGAGATCAACAACCCGCGatctccctccccactccctaCAGAATG cgtCGGTGAAACAGCTTCACACCATCTCTACGCTCACGGCCTGTGCAACTGGCCTGgctgtgagcttgtgtgtgagagcatcAGCCACTTTCTCAA GCACCTTGTGAGTGAACACACCCTGGACGACCGGACCAGCGCCCAGTGTCGAGTCCAGATGCAAGTGGTCCAGCAGTTAGACCTCCAG CTCTCTAAAGAACGGGAACGACTCCAGGCAATGATGGCTCACCTCCACCTGCCACCTTTGGGTGCCCCCTCTCTGGCAGCACCTATGGGTGTTCTTCCGCCTCGACCTGAAACGTCCGATGACCCGTTCAGTCCACAG CCCAGAACCGTCGTCTCCAGCAGCTCGCCCTGCCCCAGCCTCCAGGAGACGGCCCCCCCTGTCGGAGCTCCGTCCCGGGGGGGGGCCGGTTCAGGTTTGGGGTCCCCCACACGGAcactggggggctggggggccatGAGGAGATTGCATCGGCCGTCTCTCTCATCTTTGTCCTCTG AGGATGAGTTTGAGCTGTACAGGCATACTGACATCAGACCACCTTTTACCTACGCAACCCTGATAAGACAG GCTATAATGACGGCATCAGAAAAGCAGTTAACACTCAACGAGATATACAACTGGTTCACGAGCACGTTTGCGTATTTCCGGCGAAACGCTGCGACGTGGAAG AATGCTGTGCGACACAATCTGAGCCTCCACAAATGCTTTGTGCGGGTGGAGAACGTGAAGGGGGCCGTTTGGACGGTGGACGAGGTGGAGTTCcagaggaggaggtcccagaaGCTGACAGG AAGCCCCTCTGCGATGAAACCCGTGCCGTCCAGTCGGGCCGTGGGGTCGACCTCAGGTGTGGGTCTACAG ACGGCCGTTGTTGAGACGACCGTTCCTGGATTGCAGTGTATCCGAGGTTCAGGGGCACAcagtgagagggacagagagacgacACGCTGCCCCTCACAAGGCCAGCA ACCCCGCttcatgaaggaggaggtgctgagTTCAGAAGAGGATCTGGGGTCACCCAGCCCCCCGTTCGTCCCTgaatga
- the LOC130389278 gene encoding forkhead box protein P2-like isoform X1: protein MSPQPAQPTLSASQLQSLLQHQALLLQQLYKKQQLQLQLQLPHKKVKEVASPQLMFQQLFRLQQYQQQLLSLQRPTPPCPAAPQEVHQIWNELINGLREDKSTKKDRTTFPAYPIKIPATEINNPRSPSPLPTECVGETASHHLYAHGLCNWPGCELVCESISHFLKHLVSEHTLDDRTSAQCRVQMQVVQQLDLQLSKERERLQAMMAHLHLPPLGAPSLAAPMGVLPPRPETSDDPFSPQPRTVVSSSSPCPSLQETAPPVGAPSRGGAGSGLGSPTRTLGGWGAMRRLHRPSLSSLSSEDEFELYRHTDIRPPFTYATLIRQAIMTASEKQLTLNEIYNWFTSTFAYFRRNAATWKNAVRHNLSLHKCFVRVENVKGAVWTVDEVEFQRRRSQKLTGSPSAMKPVPSSRAVGSTSGVGLQTAVVETTVPGLQCIRGSGAHSERDRETTRCPSQGQQPRFMKEEVLSSEEDLGSPSPPFVPE, encoded by the exons ATGTCTCCGCAGCCAGCGCAGCcgactctctctgcctctcagctGCAGTCTCTGCTCCAACATCAAGCCCTTCTCCTCCAACAG ctttacAAGAAACAACAACTTCAGCTACAACTTCAGCTGCCGCACAAGAAGGTTAAGGAG gttgcTTCACCCCAGCTGATGTTCCAGCAGCTCTTCCGACTCCAGCAgtaccagcagcagctcctgagTCTACAGCGGCCGACGCCCCCTTGTCCAGCAGCCCCACAAG AGGTCCACCAGATATGGAATGAGTTGATCAACGGCCTACGAGAAGATAAAAGCACAAAGAAGGACAGGACCACATTCCCCGCATACCCAATCAAAATCCCAGCGACTGAGATCAACAACCCGCGatctccctccccactccctaCAGAATG cgtCGGTGAAACAGCTTCACACCATCTCTACGCTCACGGCCTGTGCAACTGGCCTGgctgtgagcttgtgtgtgagagcatcAGCCACTTTCTCAA GCACCTTGTGAGTGAACACACCCTGGACGACCGGACCAGCGCCCAGTGTCGAGTCCAGATGCAAGTGGTCCAGCAGTTAGACCTCCAG CTCTCTAAAGAACGGGAACGACTCCAGGCAATGATGGCTCACCTCCACCTGCCACCTTTGGGTGCCCCCTCTCTGGCAGCACCTATGGGTGTTCTTCCGCCTCGACCTGAAACGTCCGATGACCCGTTCAGTCCACAG CCCAGAACCGTCGTCTCCAGCAGCTCGCCCTGCCCCAGCCTCCAGGAGACGGCCCCCCCTGTCGGAGCTCCGTCCCGGGGGGGGGCCGGTTCAGGTTTGGGGTCCCCCACACGGAcactggggggctggggggccatGAGGAGATTGCATCGGCCGTCTCTCTCATCTTTGTCCTCTG AGGATGAGTTTGAGCTGTACAGGCATACTGACATCAGACCACCTTTTACCTACGCAACCCTGATAAGACAG GCTATAATGACGGCATCAGAAAAGCAGTTAACACTCAACGAGATATACAACTGGTTCACGAGCACGTTTGCGTATTTCCGGCGAAACGCTGCGACGTGGAAG AATGCTGTGCGACACAATCTGAGCCTCCACAAATGCTTTGTGCGGGTGGAGAACGTGAAGGGGGCCGTTTGGACGGTGGACGAGGTGGAGTTCcagaggaggaggtcccagaaGCTGACAGG AAGCCCCTCTGCGATGAAACCCGTGCCGTCCAGTCGGGCCGTGGGGTCGACCTCAGGTGTGGGTCTACAG ACGGCCGTTGTTGAGACGACCGTTCCTGGATTGCAGTGTATCCGAGGTTCAGGGGCACAcagtgagagggacagagagacgacACGCTGCCCCTCACAAGGCCAGCA ACCCCGCttcatgaaggaggaggtgctgagTTCAGAAGAGGATCTGGGGTCACCCAGCCCCCCGTTCGTCCCTgaatga